A window from Oncorhynchus mykiss isolate Arlee chromosome 9, USDA_OmykA_1.1, whole genome shotgun sequence encodes these proteins:
- the ppdpfa gene encoding pancreatic progenitor cell differentiation and proliferation factor A, whose amino-acid sequence MAAIPSTGSLIATHDYYRRRIGSTSSNSSCGSSEYAGEVIPHPPGLQRQDSGHWWSSFFFANKQNQPGSMVGSEQKSGTYTVNNGQVTCIAREMVLKRQLSESSDSGKMDHGSPPPS is encoded by the exons ATGGCAGCAATTCCATCTACCGGTTCTCTCATCGCCACCCATGATTACTACAGAAGGCGCATAGGATCCACCTCTAGCAACAGCTCTTGTGGCAGTTCTGAGTATGCTGGCGAAGTCATTCCACACCCCCCAG GTCTGCAGAGACAGGACTCTGGTCACTGGTGGTCTTCTTTCTTCTTTGCAAACAAACAGAACCAGCCTGGCAGCATGGTTGGATCTGAACAGAA GAGTGGAACATACACGGTGAACAACGGTCAGGTGACTTGTATTGCCAGGGAGATGGTGTTGAAGAGACAGCTCAGTGAAAGCAGCGACTCTGGGAAGATGGACCATGGGAGCCCACCACCCTCCTAA